From a region of the Mercurialis annua linkage group LG1-X, ddMerAnnu1.2, whole genome shotgun sequence genome:
- the LOC126673261 gene encoding serine/threonine-protein phosphatase 7 long form homolog → MAAAHDHMQPGPERPALLFLQHDHISQDVWDGTGSDEGFLSRASCTTRRSAVLPFAKLDHRIRSMIEPTGFAGCFAMRHYNVDMQLITALVERWRPETHTFHLPGGECTVTLQDVAIQTGLPVDGHAVTGGIVHDWAAVAERVLGIPAGRYPKKPANSTVRTSWILESFPDFSALPDQATDELVHRYTRAYLLLAVTGLCFTDLGSGKTSLRILPLLEDLAAVRTYSWGSATLAYLYHELCSCSLRSANRRNMGGPLWILQLWALDRLRVIAPALADPTISPHLPLGDRWGGRRNASRAARHSLPDIRVRLDTSRYEDFIWQPYTDDMLDTIPAYCLDGRAFWRATVPLIYFHIVEWHQADRVLQQFGLQQGIPDAPLQDHSLHSLTLKSSSSWIQTHSHYIRVWDDRLRFVISGQPLQDPPHYHSEYMDWFRYVTRRWITRQGAELGAQADFVERVRRDAPVDTELRRFAASTQRGTREDRRDVTSPPIEPSIPPHRLPVIPDAPIDPTTLRHRRRQRRHPPCTTSASD, encoded by the exons ATGGCAGCTGCTCACGATCACATGCAGCCGGGTCCTGAAAGACCGGCGCTACTTTTTTTACAGCATGACCATATCTCTCAGGATGTCTGGGATGGCACG gGATCTGACGAGGGATTTCTGTCTCGCGCTAGCTGTACGACTAGAAGGAGCGCTGTTCTGCCGTTCGCTAAGTTGGACCACCGTATTCGGTCGATGATCGAGCCTACTGGATTTGCAGGCTGTTTTGCTATGCGTCACTACAACGTCGACATGCAGCTGATCACAGCCCTTGTGGAGAGGTGGAGGCCGGAGACCCACACTTTTCACTTACCCGGCGGAGAGTGCACAGTTACACTACAGGACGTGGCCATTCAGACCGGACTACCAGTAGACGGTCATGCTGTTACAGGAGGTATTGTACATGATTGGGCTGCAGTGGCAGAGAGGGTTTTGGGGATTCCTGCGGGCAGATATCCTAAAAAGCCTGCAAATTCCACAGTCCGGACTTCTTGGATCCTAGAGAGTTTCCCCGACTTCAGTGCATTACCAGACCAGGCGACTGACGAGCTTGTCCATCGGTACACACGGGCGTATCTCTTGCTCGCTGTCACAGGATTGTGCTTCACTGACCTCGGTAGTGGAAAGACTTCGTTACGGATTCTTCCACTTTTAGAGGACTTGGCGGCAGTTCGGACCTACAGCTGGGGATCGGCGACACTGGCTTACTTATATCACGAGCTTTGCTCATGTTCGTTGCGGTCTGCGAATCGCCGCAACATGGGCGGGCCGTTGTGGATACTGCAGCTGTGGGCATTGGACCGACTTAGAGTTATTGCTCCCGCTCTTGCCGATCCCACTATTTCACCACATCTACCACTGGGCGACAG ATGGGGAGGCCGGAGAAACGCCAGCCGTGCGGCTCGACACTCGCTGCCTGACATCCGTGTTCGGCTTGACACATCTCGCTACGAAGAT TTTATCTGGCAGCCGTACACTGATGATATGCTGGACACTATCCCAGCGTATTGTTTAGATGGGCGCGCTTTTTGGCGGGCCACGGTTCcacttatttattttcatattgtgGAGTGGCACCAGGCAGACAGAGTTCTGCAGCAGTTCGGACTGCAGCAGGGTATTCCAGACGCCCCACTTCAGGACCACTCACTACACTCCCTTACCCTGAAGAGCAGCTCATCTTGGATCCAGACACACTCTCACTACATTCGTGTGTGGGACGACCGACTCCGGTTTGTAATTTCAGGACAGCCCCTCCAGGACCCACCTCATTATCATTCCGagtatatggattggtttcggtaTGTCACGCGTCGCTGGATCACACGACAGGGCGCTGAGCTCGGAGCAcag GCCGATTTTGTGGAGCGTGTACGTAGGGATGCTCCTGTTGACACTGAGCTTCGGCGGTTCGCAGCCAGCACACAGAGAGGCACTAGAGAGGACCGCCGTGATGTTACATCGCCCCCTATCGAGCCTTCTATACCGCCGCATCGACTACCAGTCATACCTGACGCGCCGATAGATCCGACTACACTGCGACATCGACGGCGACAGCGGCGTCACCCCCCCTGCACCACCTCAGCGTCCGACTGA